A region of the Equus quagga isolate Etosha38 chromosome 11, UCLA_HA_Equagga_1.0, whole genome shotgun sequence genome:
GTTATGTCAAACTACACCCCCTCCCAGCTGGATCTAACTAAAAGATATGAACGCAAAAAGCACCCTTTCCCCAAATCCTTAACAGTAAttgcaaaattttgtttatattcattggggggaaaacataaataaattgcAGTTTCTCAAATATATTAACAAGTtctatcattaaaatttttaattgactaGTGAGCATATAACTCACCttcaaagaatataattttatatcctcAGTAGAATGTCAAGCATACCTTACAAATCCCTTAAACTGAATCAGTTATACTTACCATTAACACTTAAGATTTTAAGTTTTTCTATAaaacttgcattttaaaattcaatttgtaaaaaatccTATTTTAGCAAGCTTGATTATATCAACCggtaaaactttattttacaagCAATAGGAATTGGATCAAATGATTATTATAATTCAGAGGAAGTATTTTATAACCACAGCAAATGCCATTATACATACTGCCAATACAGATTTAATAGACAATACTGAACTGTAcaagagttatttatttttccttaatctcAAAGCTATTTTTAGTAATACAAAAAGCCATATTAACATTTTCCATTAGAAAACAATGAGATGTACAAAACTTTGGATGAAAAGATATATGTCAAATTTCATTTAATCACTTGGTGGGAAATCCACCACTCCATCAATACCACCCAAAGTGTTTTAGGCAAtgattaaaatcaaaataatgcatCTTAATAAATTCCAGCTGTTAAAAGAACAAACCTAGCAATATAGTTGGCTACATGGTATTTTTGACTACCCAGGAGTTACTCTTTAAAATCCACTTTTTTCTGAGTCCTACCACAACCAGGTGCCAAGTAGGCCACGTAGGCATTTGAGAAAAAGTTGGTAAGGTGGGAAAGACCCCATAAAGCAGTCCTTTGGTTACCagatttgatttttaactttcaaacATCCTCCAAGATCAAGAAAACCTAACTGAAAGTACACACTGTTTCCAGTGTTATCTGATTTTATTAGTGGGGAAGGGGTTTGGTAAGGAGAGGTCATGAACTATTGCTTATGATCCATTATTCCAATTGAAAGCATCAAAAGCCAGtttgttattttaatgaatttgacATTTGGCATTCCGTTGTTATAAACGGGGTTCACTGATTTATTGTGAACCTTACAAGGCACACTGCTTAAAAACAGCGAAGCAGGTGTGCGTAAACAATTTTTCTTCGCAATTAATGAAGTAATGGTATTTGATACACATCTTTGTCTTAAAATTCAATGTAGTTTAGGGTCTagtgaagaaaaagaatccaGTTTTATGGGGTGGTAAAGAGCAAAGGAGGTAAACTAGTAAGGATTATTACTATATAAAGAAgtattcttcttttccctttgagTAACAAAATGCTAACACactactttcatttaaaaaacactgcTTGCAACTATTGAATTGAGGCAAGCACTAAAGGCCCATAAACTGACAATGTCGCCCATTCATCACCATTACTTCTTTACATAAGCCTGTTTTCCTAAGGTATAACACATACTCTAAGCAATAATTTGGAAATTAGCCAAGCACTAAGCAATTACAATGGCAGGTAAAACACCATCAATTTTTGAAACACATTTGGCCACTTCTCATGACCCATCTGCAGTTTGGATTAAATAGACTCTCACTCAGCATAAATTTAAGTTTCTGAACCTGCATCACAAAGAATGTAGTTTTATGAAATTTTCACATAAGACATTAATAGTCTTCGGGTCACACTGCTTCACTATTAAAAGATTTATTCTGACATGCTATataactacaataaaaataactgttCAATTTTTAACTGAAAACTAAATGCAGATAAATGGTTAACAGATTTGACATGGAATGTCACAAGATCTTCCTGTATGTAATCTGACACTGCTGATTACGAATTTCAGGTTTGAAAACTTCAGATGAAAAACCACAAGAAAATTTACTCCTGATGGCATGCaagatcttcctcaaaattaaccTAAGACCTAGAAGTCTCAGTATTTTATCAGAAcataaagaaacacaacaaatttgtacattttattcacatttatttttcgcTTTTAGTGTGCTCACAGAAAATTAGAACACCTTAAGCAGGAGTTTAATAGCAATTTTTGTAAGCAAAGTTACATTCCATCTCTAAGTCAAATTGGTCAAAGCTTCTCCAGTATTTACAAAACATGATAGACAAGATGCTACACAAAACCATTGCATCtgaagattttttcctttattctcaaaGACGACTGGAAAAGAAAGCATTGTCTGCTGTAATCAAAAACATACCACAGTATAAACAGTAACCATTCCACTTATCACAGCTTGGTTGagtttaaaatttgtgtttaaaaGGTCCAAGATGACTGCAGTTTTACAAAAATGGGCAGGGTGGAAAGTTGCAAACTTCATGTGCTTCTGGATATCAAGATTTGTTTTTATACAATAGTCACAGTTAAAAACACCCTGCTGGTAATACATAATTACACTTTATTAAGGTCATAAACCAGCAATAAACAATAAAGCCTATACAACTTGTAGCTCTACTTAATCACTGACTGGTACAGCTAACATGAGATAAGTGAAAAGTTCCTATGGTTTAAATGAACTCCTAAGACTatgatcttttttaaaatctgggtattggtgtttttttctctttccttcttagtCAAGACTTGTAGTGTTGTAAACCTGCCTCACAAAATACATCGtaataacttttctttaaaaaaaaaaagactaagccTTTACACCATCATTTCTAGCGGTGCGTTATTCTTGGCAATGTTATGCACCACTTCCATTTCTCCATCGTGGCCCCTATCACTTCATCTGCCATCCCTTTTTGACCCACCATCTCCTTCATATATGGGCATGTCCATAGATTGACAAAGAAAGTTTACATTTTTGAGTAAAGATGCAAAGTATGCAAAAAACATTAATACtgatgcaaaaaataaaaataaaagagaaacaaggcAGAGGAAGGTGTTTAAGCTCTCCTCGACCTGTTGGAATGGTGGTAACAGAATGATTTGAGATGGGATCTGTGGGAAgggggggaaaaaaccaaaatttgctgcttaaaaaaaggaaaataaaaaaagacatctttAAAATCAATCCCTGGTTGTAGACAAGTTCTCCAAAACCAGTACCTGGCACCACTCCAACAAACAAACGGGGGGAGAAAAGTTCTTCGATTATCTCAACAACTCTTGCCCTCTTACTCGGCCGCCTCCGCAGGGGGGGCTTCTGGACTGCACTCGGGCTGGGCCTCCTGTGAGGGGGCTGCGCAGGCTGACGAGGCTGAGGCGGCCGCGGCCTCCTCCGCGGGGGCCGCCTCCTGCTCCGGGGGCGCGCCGGGCCCGGCGGCTGAGGGCGCCTCGCAGGCGGCGGCGCTGGCCGCGGCCTCCTCGGCCTTCTCCTCGGCCTTGGCGGGCTCCTCGGCGGCCTTGGCCTCCTCGCTGGCGGCCGGCTTCTCGGGCGCGACGGCCGCCTCCTCGGGCTTGGCCTCCTGCGGCTcgccccccgccgccccctcctCGCCCGCCGCGGCCTCCTCGCCCGGCGCCGCCGCCTGCTCCCCGGAGGCCGCGCCCGCCTCGGCGGCGGCCGCAGCGGCGCCCCCGGCGGCCTCGTCCTTGCCGCCTTCGGTGGAGGCGCCGGCCGCGCCCTCGGCCTCAGCGCCCTCTCCCGcctccttcttgttcttcttgaAGGAGAAGCCGCTCAGCTTGAAGGACTTCTTGAAGGAAAAgcgcttctttttttttttcggggTCTCGTTGCTGGGCGAGGGCGTGGCCCCGTCCTCGGCCTTGGGCGAAGACGTGGAGGAGGCGGCGGACGCGGCCTCCCCCTCGGCGGCCGTGGGCGAGCCGGGCTCGGCGGCCTCGCCCTCCGCGGCGGCCTCCTTCTCCGCGGGGCTGGCCGCGGCCTCGGCGCCGGCGGCCGCCTCATCTTTCTCGGCCGCGCCGGGCGACGCCGCCCCGCTGCCGGCGGCCGCGGGCTCCTCCTTGTCGGCGGCCGGGGCGCTGCCGTTGGCCTGCAGCTCCTCCTTGGCGCCCGGCTCGGCGGCCGCGGGAGAGGCGTCGCCGTTTACCTTCACGTGGCCATTTTCCTGCGGGGCAGAGAAAGCGGGAGCATCACTGGAGGGGCCCGGGTGCCgccattcccacccccacccgTCCGTGGACCTGGAGGCACCAGCGACCCCCGGGGCCCCTCCGGCTTTGGAGGCCCCGCTCCGTTATGGGGAGGCGGGATCGGATGCCCAGACAGGAGTTCCACGAAGAAATGGGGCAGCGCCGTTTGGTGCGCCCTGAAGGCACCGCAGTAGCCTGACCACGCAACAAATGCACTTAGGATTCATAAGGGCCGAGTCCCAAACGTGGAAAGCAAAGGTCACCCATTCCACCTTCGCCTCACGGGAAAGAAGGAGCCACGGAGCCCATGCTACACCGCACGCCCCTGGGAAGAAGGCACAGAGCCAAGGCCGGGGGTCTGCGCCTGGCTTACAAAGCCCCCTTCCTCCTCAAACTCTAAAGGCCTCTTCGAACCCCAGCAACTCCCAGGGGGATCAGAGCGCTCCAGCCAGAGGAGCCCAGCCTGCGCGCCTGGGCCCCACGGCTGCTTAGGGCCTGGGGTCGGCAGGGGGCGCTGCGCCTCCACCGCGCGGAGCGGGGCGCGCAGGGGCGGGGCCGCCGGGCCACCCCGCCCTGCCCAGCCCGGCCCTGCCCGCCGGCCGAGGCGCCCCCTAGGCCGGAGCGCGCAGCCGAGAGTCCGCAAACAAAGCTCAGGTGGCATCCCGCTCGGGATAAGGCTCCGAGGGAGGAAGAAACCCATTATTTCTGAGGTCTCGCCTCTGCTTCCACGCCCACCTTCGCCCGGGATTCTGCGAAGCCGGGGCGCGCCCCAGTGgctcattttgcatttttaacgGGTTCCGAGGCTCTTGGCAGAGCTCGCCTTCCCAATAGGGTTAGAGCAGGCGAAGCAACAAGGCCTCTGCTCTAGGAAAAGAGGCGTGGTGGGTGCCCAGTGTTTGCGAAGCAGCCACCCGTGGCCGACCTGTCGCGCCCACCCAACCGTGGCCATCCGCCTGGGTGCGGGCAGCGCCGGGGCAGCCCCCGCAGTGGTCGAGGCGCCAGGCACACGAACAATCCCGACCGAAACACACGAACTGCCTCTTTTTGACCATCTGGACAGGTCCTTCAAGGACCCACAGGGTCTTCCCACCCCAGGGAGACCATTTAAAAGTCAGATGGGTGTGTAATTCCACAGACAGCTACGAATAAACATACAGAACAGTGGGAAAACCCCATCGAAACATACTGAAACCCTTCTGCCCAGGTCCATCCACCCAGCCGGCAACCTTTCCAAGAACCCAGGGCACTCCGCCTCGGCATACAATAAGACAGCCCTTCCCTCCTCGCCTCTCTCCACCGCCATCCCCACTgcgcacccccccacccccgcccctttCCCTACCCACACACAATCACACCAGTTCAGAAATCTTGAAGGCGACCCAGTCTCGACAACAAACACGAGAGCCACCCAAACACTTTTGTGCCCACCAAATACAAACGCAAcctggctggggggggggggtggtcagcACCTAGCTAGTCACGTTCTGCCGAGCTCCAAACACGCCATTTTAAACGATTTATCACTTCTTTCCTACTGTCTACACAAGAATTCGCCAGGATTCTCCAGAAACCACTCCTTTGGAGTGGGGGGGAGACCACTCCTATGAGAAATTGACAATTTTGGCTATCGCTTTCCATTCAACTTTCAGACTAGAATCTGGCCACGCTCCTCTCCGCCGAATGCACCCTGGGCGCGACCAGGAGGGAAAGGGAAGCGTCAGGACTAGAGaaaggcaccaaagaaatgaCCAGAATCACAGGTAGAATTTACCTGCCCATTCGCTTTGGAAGGCGACGAGGCCACAGCCgcctccccaggcctctccccgGCGGCTTCTCCCTTCGCAGCGGTCTTGGAGAACTGGGCACCCATGCTGGCTTCTTCAACAAAGAAACTCAACAGATCCAAGGGAGGAACAAAGAGCTTCGGCTTGGTGTAACGACGGGGcgagcagcagcagcggcagcagcagcggcggcagcagcagcagcacacacACCGGAGGGAggggggagtgggggtggtgAAGAGGACAGAACAGAACCGATTAAATACACTCCGGATAAAAAAATTTTAGTCGAAGAGATCAAAAAGCAGCAGcgcaggagggagggaaaaagggtgGAAAAGTCGAGCACAAAAAAAGGAGCCCAagtgtagttttttaaaaaaaagaagtaataaaaaaaatcccagatTTGTAGCCGCACTGTAGacaagaggaaaatggagaaatctCCCTGGTTGCTAATAAGATGCGGGGTCCAACGCCCAAGTGCACAGATGAATGGGCTCGCGGGCGCTGACGCGGCCCCCGCGCGCGCCGGCCAATCCGCGCGCCGCACACAAAGCAGGGGGCGGAGCCTGCGCGCTCGGCGAACAATGGAGCCGCGCTTTGCAAACGGTTTGAAAATCAGCCTCAGACCGAGTATTAATGtcctccaaataaataaatcaattaaaaaatacatgccTCTCACCTCCTTCTGCCTGAAAATAATAATGCATCGCTTGATTGGCTTGCTTTGTTTGTAATTAATGAACGTGGGCGGGGGTTACTGGTGGATGGGGGCGGAGAAAGCGTTAACTTGACTCGCTTTGACTCTTGTCGGTCTATATccgtgtctgtctctctccattcgctcccctcccccaccttccccgtgtgtttatgtgtatgtgtgtgtatgcgagTGTTAAAGACAATGGTTGGGATTGGTGTGCAGCATGTTTTCGTCCTCCTTGTTCCATATTGGCTTCACAGATACTgcacagggttttttttttaacggtTGCAAATGGTAAATCGCCCCAAATTGAAAGGTATTTAAACCACGAAGATCAAATTTCATCAAACGAGATCGCGAGTTAGAATTAGGTCTGTAGGCCAGATGTGGAAAACGCAAAAGCGGCAAGCAGCCGAAGCCACACTCCTTTCCCTATCCCACATTGGCatgacataaaatattttgagattggCCTGCGGCGCTCATCAAATCCCCCGTCTCTGAATATTCCCAATTAGTGATTTTTCCCCCCACAATATAGAGTGAGGGTCATTTACAAAAGATCGAAACGGTCTGCATTTTATCGCTGTATGAAACGACATAGTTTTTCTCTACGGTGAAATGAGACAGCCTCGAGTGTACGAATCCATATTTACAGTTGGGACGCAATTCGCGTCAATTTGGATCGTTTTCAGGCGACTGCCAGTATCGGGTGGACTCTTTCTGAACGTGCATAAATGTACGTGCTCTTCGAAGGGAGGAAGACAGCAGCGATGAAATTCTAAAAACCGATTGACGATTACAGTTCTAAGGAGAAACTGTCTGCATGTTCAGAGAGAGCAAGAAGATCCCTGAAAACTCCAAGTCTAAGTTGGgttagaggaaaagcttcttCTATAAGAGACACAGGGTACCTCCGTCTGCACTCCTTGCCACCGAAGAAGCAGACGCTATTTGTGTGTGAAAGACAAGGCACTGATTTAAAgcacagggtgggggtgggggcgaaAATCAAGGATACAGCCTAATAAGCATTCTCCTACCACCTACATTTCTGCTTCCAAAGTTTTCACTCGTGTCCAAATCAGACCACCTTTTCTCGTTTACAATTAGTGATCCTGAAATGAATAATCTTTCCTTTATGGAAGTGAGAAGCAGTCGAGGGAATGGTTCGTTTCTCCTGGTGCTGGCTCTGaattctcagttttattttttgctcattgTAGGGAAATGGGTCACACTCTGAGCGAAAAAGATGGTTGGTTCAAGTCAATAACTCTTTGTTCAAGTATCGCTTTGAAAACCACCAAGCTGCACTTCATTACGCGAAGCTTCGTCTTCTCACTGTCCACTGCCTTCAGATGCCTCATTCAGTCACGAAGTCATATTTCCCAGAGCTGATGGAAAGACGTCTCCGTAGAAGTGTATCTTGCCAAACGTGTTACCACCCTTAAGGGAGCCCGCCGGCCTGGCCCGAGACCCCAGCCGCCGCGATGGAGGCGAATCCCTTCTATTAGCAGAGTTCCAACTTGAAAAGCCAACTGGGCTGATCCAAAACCACCATCCAGGCGATTGCTCAAAAGCTCATTTACAGCTGTTGATTTCCCCCCCACTCCCAACGTGAATCATGCCCCTTCCTCGGTATCCCCCTCCCCGTTTTAATTTGGGGTGATTGCTAGCTCTCTTTCGGATTTTCTCGCAGACGCGTCCTTAGCCCTCCATTTGGGGACTGCTTTTATTGCTCCTTTGTTACCAGGCTGCCGTGTAGATTTCCCCCCTTTTCTTTCTCGAATGCCTATTTGCCTGGTATCGGCTTGTCTCCCTGGCAACGGCCAGGGAAGATTCGGAGCCCCCGGGCgcggggaggggaaaggggcGGAGCCGGTGGGGCGGGCTCGGAGGTGGCGGAGGGGAAAGAGATGCTGAGTGAGAGACGCGGAGACAGACAGCGAAGCAGATGGCCGCGCGAGGGGGCGGGGTCCAGGCGGGGCGCGGGGGACCCCAAGCGTCGCGGGCGCGAGGGAACCAATCAATTCCCGGCGCAGCTCCTGGGCTAGAAAACAAGTGTAAACACATCGATTCACTCCCCACTAGCGGTCTGTAGTTTACGGTAGAAAAGATGATTTCCTTTCGATACGAAAGCACATTTCTAGCGTAGATTGGAAAGCTGACGATCCGCAGTcactggcagggggaggaggttGTGGGGCGCTGCTGAGGGGCGCTGAGCGCTGGGCCAACCTCTCCCAGCGTCTGACCAGCCAAGGGAAAGCCACGAGTAGGGGAGGAGGGCGAAGGCGGAGGATGGGTGAAGAAGGAAGGGGCTGGGAAATGGGAAGAGGTCGTTCTGCCTCGGAAACTACATGATGGCAGGGAAAGACCACCAACAAGACTGGAACCAGTAGAAGTTGTACAGTGTAAGTATATAGTTTCTCAGGAGTTTTGTGTCCTCACACCCGGAGCTACAGGGTTCAGATAAAGcgctaaatatataaatatgattatttgtataaatataattaaagaacCTGAGATCATAGTGAAAATGTAAATCTGTTAAATGCTTGTAACCAACTCACCGGGAGGAAGCAGGCATTTATTCCTTATTTGTACTCTTTTAACCATGCACTAGAGTTTTTCCAAGATGATGATATTTGCATATGGTTTTCTCtagaaaaagaatgatttatttaGGACACCtcaaacttattttttccttaaaatgttagTGCTAGAGGGCATTGT
Encoded here:
- the MARCKS gene encoding myristoylated alanine-rich C-kinase substrate, which codes for MGAQFSKTAAKGEAAGERPGEAAVASSPSKANGQENGHVKVNGDASPAAAEPGAKEELQANGSAPAADKEEPAAAGSGAASPGAAEKDEAAAGAEAAASPAEKEAAAEGEAAEPGSPTAAEGEAASAASSTSSPKAEDGATPSPSNETPKKKKKRFSFKKSFKLSGFSFKKNKKEAGEGAEAEGAAGASTEGGKDEAAGGAAAAAAEAGAASGEQAAAPGEEAAAGEEGAAGGEPQEAKPEEAAVAPEKPAASEEAKAAEEPAKAEEKAEEAAASAAACEAPSAAGPGAPPEQEAAPAEEAAAASASSACAAPSQEAQPECSPEAPPAEAAE